A DNA window from Myxococcales bacterium contains the following coding sequences:
- a CDS encoding glycosyltransferase family 39 protein — protein MSEPPNKDDAPSPADPANDPPAPEAQPPVTAEPSEAGPRSTPPTVDAQAYAAPVEAPKADAQAAPEAAGADAASVEAPKADAPDADAPQPEKRRGNPLRVQALGLVLAGGFGLFFLMAKNAQWRLGVPLGVVFACVAAFGVMDLLGSFDDPEERVVHRSAFGALAVPLAATVGSFCAFAGSLSLAQANTFGPQWGWGIVVTATFIAFVASVFKAGVVLGPYAKDELDQDRPLLKRHGFWVVLAGALLYFPAMGVFSLWDPWETHYGEVAREILARDDWISLWWAQDGWFWSKPILNFWIQSLAMSALGTHYQADQMMQGGFAHPEWVVRAPNVLMTILAQYVVYKGVAKVFGRRAGLLGGVVLVTMPDWFFLAHQTMTDMPFVSAMTAAMGLLLLGLNTSEGERARLYEVDAFGRKLRLSGFHLLFGVILICALPQIVYLLTRNVELVLYGSGAKGFRLHLDEFRAGSALNCGLPGNEACHAAVPASIPRGLPSNPTGFGPSMLRFFGSVEPSVQGTVWLALLSGLLYLNWGERRTRRLFYIGAWFFAAIATMGKGPAGFILPGVCAFAYVATKKRWSEITKLELWSGLLVLATVAAPWFVAMYIRHGSPFTDRLFFHDMFNRAFSHVHDTNEGDDTSIRFYLWQLGYALFPWTGLAPLGLMYWLRRSDSADEGRGDASIFLVMWFVFAFALFTFMGTKFHHYIFPAVPPAAMLIGVALDDAMRRTAWARRDRVLPYGAGMLVGAAALVYGVSRFFPGSVLGTKLGATQSELAEPSMFVGAAMVVFGLVVVGATIAVWSRPASDEDEAPRAVVRDDKTPYRGGLSVEPEDAASIRAPHEALMIATAAVAGALLLVLVGRDLGTKPFGADQPGAIRLLQLFTYNYRRTWPDHLDFSAALRAFAAIAILASMLFAVKRMRAHAVSLFVALGLVFGAWGVDVYMVKTAPHWGQREVIEAYYKARSSPNEPLVAYQMNWKGENFYTSNRVPAFVSSGAPFTKWVKEQRDKGVNVMFFVTEPGRLGGLRTEAGAKTYKELTDKTVNNKFVTVRAEF, from the coding sequence ATGAGCGAACCCCCGAACAAAGACGACGCGCCCTCCCCCGCCGATCCGGCGAACGATCCGCCCGCGCCCGAGGCCCAGCCCCCGGTGACCGCCGAGCCGTCCGAGGCGGGGCCGAGGTCCACGCCGCCGACCGTCGACGCGCAGGCGTACGCCGCCCCGGTCGAGGCGCCGAAGGCCGACGCGCAGGCCGCGCCAGAAGCGGCAGGGGCCGACGCCGCTTCGGTCGAGGCGCCCAAGGCCGACGCGCCCGACGCTGACGCTCCCCAGCCCGAGAAGCGCCGCGGAAATCCTCTGCGCGTTCAGGCCCTTGGCCTCGTGCTGGCCGGCGGCTTCGGGCTCTTCTTTCTCATGGCGAAGAACGCCCAGTGGCGCCTCGGCGTGCCGCTCGGGGTGGTCTTCGCGTGCGTCGCCGCGTTCGGCGTCATGGACCTGCTGGGCTCGTTCGACGACCCCGAAGAGCGCGTGGTCCACCGCAGCGCGTTCGGCGCCCTCGCGGTCCCGCTCGCCGCGACCGTCGGGTCGTTCTGCGCGTTCGCGGGCTCGCTCAGCCTCGCCCAGGCCAACACCTTCGGCCCGCAGTGGGGCTGGGGCATCGTGGTCACCGCCACGTTCATCGCGTTCGTCGCCAGCGTCTTCAAGGCCGGCGTAGTGCTCGGCCCGTACGCGAAGGACGAGCTCGACCAAGACCGCCCGCTGCTGAAGCGCCACGGCTTCTGGGTCGTGCTCGCCGGGGCCCTGCTCTATTTCCCCGCGATGGGCGTCTTCTCGCTTTGGGATCCCTGGGAGACCCACTACGGCGAGGTGGCCCGCGAGATCCTCGCGCGCGACGACTGGATTTCGCTCTGGTGGGCGCAAGACGGCTGGTTCTGGTCGAAGCCCATCCTTAACTTCTGGATCCAGTCGCTGGCGATGTCCGCGCTCGGCACGCACTACCAGGCCGACCAGATGATGCAGGGCGGCTTCGCCCACCCCGAGTGGGTCGTGCGCGCGCCGAACGTGCTCATGACCATCCTCGCGCAGTACGTGGTCTACAAGGGCGTCGCGAAGGTGTTCGGCCGGCGCGCGGGGCTGCTCGGGGGCGTGGTGCTGGTGACCATGCCGGACTGGTTCTTCCTCGCGCACCAGACCATGACCGACATGCCCTTCGTGTCGGCCATGACCGCCGCGATGGGCCTCTTGCTGCTCGGCCTGAACACTTCGGAGGGAGAGCGCGCGCGCCTCTACGAGGTCGACGCGTTCGGCCGCAAGCTGCGCCTCTCGGGGTTTCACCTGCTCTTTGGGGTGATCCTGATCTGCGCGCTGCCTCAGATCGTGTACCTGCTCACGCGCAACGTGGAGCTCGTGCTCTACGGGAGCGGCGCCAAGGGCTTCCGGCTCCACCTCGACGAGTTCCGGGCGGGCTCGGCGCTGAACTGCGGGCTCCCGGGGAACGAGGCCTGCCACGCGGCCGTGCCGGCCAGCATCCCGCGCGGCCTGCCGTCGAACCCCACGGGCTTCGGCCCCTCCATGCTCCGGTTCTTCGGCAGCGTGGAGCCGTCGGTGCAGGGCACGGTGTGGCTCGCGCTGCTCTCGGGCCTCCTCTACCTGAACTGGGGGGAGCGCCGCACGCGCCGGCTCTTCTACATTGGCGCTTGGTTCTTCGCCGCGATCGCCACGATGGGCAAGGGACCCGCGGGCTTCATCCTGCCCGGCGTGTGCGCGTTCGCGTACGTCGCCACGAAGAAGCGCTGGTCGGAGATCACGAAGCTCGAGCTGTGGAGCGGCCTGCTCGTGCTCGCCACCGTCGCGGCGCCGTGGTTCGTCGCCATGTACATCCGGCACGGCTCGCCGTTCACCGATCGCCTGTTCTTCCACGACATGTTCAACCGCGCCTTCTCGCACGTGCACGACACGAACGAGGGCGACGACACGTCGATCCGCTTCTACCTTTGGCAGCTCGGCTACGCGCTCTTCCCGTGGACGGGCCTCGCGCCTCTAGGTCTGATGTATTGGCTGCGGCGCAGTGACTCGGCCGACGAGGGGCGCGGCGACGCCTCGATCTTCCTCGTCATGTGGTTCGTGTTCGCCTTCGCGCTGTTCACGTTCATGGGCACGAAGTTCCACCACTACATCTTCCCGGCGGTGCCGCCGGCGGCGATGCTCATCGGCGTGGCCCTCGACGACGCGATGCGCCGCACCGCGTGGGCGCGCCGAGACCGTGTGCTCCCGTACGGCGCTGGCATGCTCGTGGGCGCGGCGGCGCTGGTCTACGGCGTGTCGCGCTTCTTCCCGGGCTCGGTGCTCGGCACGAAGCTCGGGGCCACACAGAGCGAGCTCGCCGAGCCCTCGATGTTCGTGGGCGCCGCGATGGTGGTCTTCGGGCTCGTGGTCGTGGGGGCGACCATCGCCGTCTGGAGCCGCCCCGCGAGCGACGAGGACGAGGCGCCGCGCGCGGTGGTCCGCGACGACAAGACCCCGTACCGCGGCGGGCTCTCCGTGGAGCCCGAAGACGCGGCCTCTATCCGGGCGCCCCACGAGGCGCTCATGATCGCGACCGCGGCGGTGGCTGGCGCGCTGCTCCTCGTGCTCGTCGGGCGCGACCTCGGCACGAAGCCGTTCGGCGCCGACCAGCCGGGCGCGATCCGCCTGCTCCAGCTCTTCACGTACAACTATCGCCGCACCTGGCCCGATCACCTCGACTTCTCGGCGGCGCTCCGCGCGTTCGCGGCGATCGCGATCCTCGCGTCGATGCTCTTCGCGGTGAAGCGCATGCGGGCGCACGCGGTGAGCCTGTTCGTGGCGCTCGGGCTGGTCTTCGGCGCCTGGGGCGTGGACGTCTACATGGTGAAGACCGCGCCCCACTGGGGCCAGCGCGAGGTCATCGAGGCGTACTACAAGGCCCGCTCCTCGCCGAACGAGCCGCTCGTGGCCTACCAGATGAACTGGAAGGGCGAGAACTTCTACACGTCGAACCGCGTCCCCGCGTTCGTCTCCTCCGGCGCGC
- a CDS encoding DUF1565 domain-containing protein: MRRVAVVVPVLLVGLVLAGCPQFPSACDYGGCGDGGLADGATLPGEGGVDGGVDAPPPPGCDTVTDPTKNPEKCLVDGFGVYVSPTGSDADPGTKAKPFRTLAKALETGRQRIVVCDGQYDVGATLTRDVEVYGGVACTFDKAGPRARLVGLAGNEAAVSVEAGRVRLTDVDLTGPTSGPGASSIGLRVSGATTVVEAVRSVVRGGAAGAGPDGTLAAFTLEPRATPGNAAMGANGGGLAMHSCPSGTSGGTGGRGGLGTAGSEEPGIAGGPSGTGGAGGTIAECAGGQGGRPGASAGDRGPGEGAKSVGALTSNAWAPGKGASGLPGEPGRGGGGGAGRGAGGGGGGGAGGCGGAGGGGGAGGGASFALLSLGATVNLVSTELVSGKAGAGGKGAAGQPGQRGGAAGVPVPDGCSGGVGGDGGGGGAGGGGAGGVSVALAFAGKKPTTDPATKLTADATNAGAAGAGGAPGTNDGAAGQALPALELK; encoded by the coding sequence ATGAGACGTGTCGCCGTCGTGGTTCCGGTCCTGCTCGTCGGGCTCGTGTTGGCCGGCTGTCCGCAGTTTCCCTCGGCGTGCGACTACGGCGGGTGTGGCGACGGCGGCCTCGCCGACGGCGCGACGCTCCCTGGCGAGGGCGGTGTGGATGGCGGTGTGGACGCGCCGCCGCCGCCCGGGTGCGACACCGTGACCGACCCGACGAAGAACCCCGAGAAGTGCCTGGTGGACGGATTCGGCGTGTACGTGTCGCCCACGGGGAGCGACGCCGATCCTGGCACAAAGGCCAAACCTTTCAGGACGTTGGCCAAGGCGCTGGAGACGGGCCGGCAGCGGATTGTGGTGTGCGATGGCCAGTACGACGTGGGGGCCACGCTGACGCGGGACGTGGAGGTGTACGGCGGGGTGGCGTGCACGTTCGACAAGGCAGGCCCCAGGGCGCGGCTGGTGGGGCTGGCGGGGAACGAGGCGGCGGTGAGCGTGGAGGCAGGCCGGGTGCGGCTGACCGACGTGGACCTCACGGGCCCGACGAGCGGGCCGGGCGCGAGCTCGATCGGCCTGCGAGTGAGCGGTGCCACCACGGTGGTGGAGGCGGTGCGGAGCGTGGTGCGCGGCGGGGCGGCGGGCGCCGGACCGGACGGGACGCTGGCGGCGTTCACCCTGGAGCCGCGAGCGACCCCGGGAAACGCGGCGATGGGAGCGAACGGCGGCGGGCTCGCGATGCACTCGTGCCCAAGTGGGACGAGCGGCGGCACGGGCGGTCGAGGTGGTCTCGGCACGGCGGGCTCCGAAGAGCCCGGAATCGCCGGAGGCCCAAGCGGGACGGGCGGCGCGGGTGGCACGATCGCCGAGTGCGCTGGCGGGCAGGGCGGGCGGCCTGGTGCCTCTGCCGGAGATCGCGGACCGGGCGAGGGCGCCAAGAGCGTGGGGGCCCTCACGAGCAACGCCTGGGCGCCCGGCAAGGGGGCGAGCGGCCTGCCGGGCGAGCCCGGACGGGGAGGAGGAGGCGGCGCAGGACGCGGCGCGGGAGGTGGCGGCGGAGGCGGAGCCGGAGGCTGCGGCGGCGCCGGTGGAGGAGGCGGAGCGGGAGGTGGCGCGAGCTTCGCGCTGCTCTCGCTGGGCGCGACCGTGAACCTGGTGTCGACGGAGCTGGTGTCGGGGAAGGCCGGCGCCGGAGGCAAAGGCGCCGCGGGCCAACCGGGGCAACGCGGCGGCGCGGCGGGGGTGCCAGTGCCCGACGGCTGCTCGGGCGGCGTTGGGGGCGACGGCGGAGGCGGCGGAGCAGGTGGTGGCGGCGCGGGAGGCGTGAGCGTGGCGCTCGCGTTCGCAGGCAAGAAGCCCACGACCGACCCGGCCACCAAGCTCACGGCCGACGCGACCAACGCGGGCGCGGCCGGCGCAGGCGGCGCGCCGGGCACGAACGACGGAGCGGCCGGCCAAGCGCTGCCCGCGCTGGAGCTGAAGTAG
- a CDS encoding NTP transferase domain-containing protein → MAPGLDAIVLAAGTGRRMGGAKGRILIGGVSLARRHLREARVVGCRRVVIVASPEECAWLTRECALDATEGAAPVIVVSSSAPDQAGSLALAVQALGGPPSTALGEFVLITPIDTLPVSTATLASLLDALAAGALAATPTCEGRGGHPAILRRAALARYRRGSAPPAPPLRELLTSLGPLRVRVPVDDPDVLTDLDTPEDVTRLTGAPPRFCSEV, encoded by the coding sequence ATGGCACCTGGCCTCGACGCGATCGTTCTGGCCGCGGGCACCGGCCGTCGCATGGGAGGGGCGAAAGGGCGAATCCTGATCGGCGGCGTCTCGCTCGCGAGAAGGCACCTTCGGGAGGCGCGCGTCGTCGGTTGTCGGCGCGTCGTGATCGTGGCGAGTCCGGAGGAGTGCGCGTGGCTCACCCGCGAGTGCGCGCTGGACGCGACCGAGGGAGCGGCGCCGGTGATCGTGGTCTCCTCGTCCGCGCCAGACCAAGCCGGCTCTCTCGCGCTCGCCGTGCAGGCGCTCGGCGGCCCGCCTTCCACGGCGCTTGGCGAATTCGTGTTGATCACCCCGATCGACACCCTCCCGGTGTCCACGGCCACCCTGGCCTCGCTGCTCGACGCGCTCGCCGCCGGTGCGCTTGCAGCCACCCCCACATGCGAAGGTCGCGGCGGGCACCCTGCGATCTTGCGGCGCGCCGCGCTCGCGAGGTATCGGCGCGGGTCGGCGCCGCCCGCGCCGCCCCTCCGCGAGCTGCTCACGTCCCTAGGGCCGCTCCGGGTGCGCGTCCCGGTCGACGATCCCGACGTCCTGACCGATCTCGACACCCCCGAGGACGTCACTCGTCTCACGGGCGCCCCTCCTCGGTTCTGCTCGGAGGTCTGA
- a CDS encoding (2Fe-2S)-binding protein, translating into MVAEPQEPLQLVINGDNVRTSVAPSRTLLELLRYDLDLTGTKQGCDKGDCGACTVLVDGEPVLACLTLALMCHGRQVTTVESLSGAPSLDGLLDAFDRRGAGQCGFCTPGMLMSAKALLARDKRPTRAAVRAAISGNLCRCTGYGAIVDAVMDEAARARGERASPMPSGEEHAPPPLPPYRERSS; encoded by the coding sequence ATGGTCGCGGAGCCTCAGGAGCCGCTGCAGCTCGTGATCAACGGCGACAACGTCCGCACTTCGGTCGCGCCGAGTCGGACCTTGCTCGAGCTGCTTCGTTACGATCTGGACCTCACGGGCACGAAGCAAGGGTGCGACAAGGGAGACTGCGGCGCGTGCACCGTCCTCGTCGACGGTGAGCCCGTGCTCGCCTGTCTCACCCTCGCGTTGATGTGTCACGGACGACAGGTGACGACGGTCGAGTCGCTGAGCGGTGCCCCTTCGCTGGACGGGCTGCTCGACGCGTTCGACCGTCGCGGTGCTGGCCAGTGTGGGTTCTGTACACCCGGGATGCTGATGAGCGCGAAAGCGCTCCTCGCCCGCGACAAGCGGCCCACGCGAGCGGCCGTGCGGGCCGCGATCTCCGGCAATCTGTGCCGGTGCACGGGATATGGGGCGATCGTCGATGCGGTCATGGACGAGGCGGCTCGTGCGCGAGGCGAGCGCGCATCGCCCATGCCCAGCGGGGAAGAGCACGCTCCCCCACCGCTGCCTCCGTACCGGGAGCGCTCCTCGTGA